From Triticum aestivum cultivar Chinese Spring chromosome 4A, IWGSC CS RefSeq v2.1, whole genome shotgun sequence, a single genomic window includes:
- the LOC123087822 gene encoding uncharacterized protein isoform X2: MGFGVLTGISIGLLNESLGFNSVGFYQGKLSALVGSSFLILQRTRQKFYFAEAAWKTTSKNVNYEDGERLHIVVTKSWVIKAIYMMHL; encoded by the exons ATGGGATTTGGAGTGCTCACTGGCATCTCAATTGGGCTTCTCAATGAGAGTCTAGGTTTCAACTCTGTTGGTTTCTATCAG GGCAAGTTGAGTGCATTGGTTGGATCTAGCTTCTTGATATTGCAGAGGACTCGTCAAAAG TTTTATTTTGCAGAAGCAGCATGGAAGACAACAAGCAAAAATGTTAATTATGAGGACGGCGAAAGACTACATATCGTAGTTACCAAAAGTTGGGTGATCAAAGCAATCTACATGATGCATCTCTGA
- the LOC123087822 gene encoding uncharacterized protein isoform X1, whose translation MGFGVLTGISIGLLNESLGFNSVGFYQGKLSALVGSSFLILQRTRQKASTYSIMHVPTYYKFYFAEAAWKTTSKNVNYEDGERLHIVVTKSWVIKAIYMMHL comes from the exons ATGGGATTTGGAGTGCTCACTGGCATCTCAATTGGGCTTCTCAATGAGAGTCTAGGTTTCAACTCTGTTGGTTTCTATCAG GGCAAGTTGAGTGCATTGGTTGGATCTAGCTTCTTGATATTGCAGAGGACTCGTCAAAAGGCTAGCACTTATTCTATAATGCATGTCCCTACATATTATAAA TTTTATTTTGCAGAAGCAGCATGGAAGACAACAAGCAAAAATGTTAATTATGAGGACGGCGAAAGACTACATATCGTAGTTACCAAAAGTTGGGTGATCAAAGCAATCTACATGATGCATCTCTGA